A stretch of the Pseudomonas sp. ACM7 genome encodes the following:
- a CDS encoding polyurethanase produces the protein MGVYDYKNFGTADSKALFTDAMAITLYSYHNLDNGFATGYQHNGFGLGLPATLVTALIGGTDSQGVIPGIPWNPDSEKAALDAVQKAGWTPITATQLGYDGKVDARGTFFGEKAGYTSAQVEILGKYDAQGHLSEIGIAFRGTSGPRESQISDSIGDVINDLLAALGPKDYASNYVGEAFGNLLGDVAAFARANGLSGKDVLVSGHSLGGLAVNSLADLSNDKWAGFYQDSNYIAYASPTQSGTDKVLNVGYENDPVYRALDGSSFNLSSVGVHDAAKVSTTDNIVSFNDHYASTAWNVLPFSILNIPTWISHLPTAYGDGMNRVIESKFYDLTSKDSTIIVANLSDPARANTWVQDLNRNAETHKGSTFIIGSDGNDLIQGGKGNDYLEGRDGNDTFRDGGGYNILLGGKGNNVLDVQQSVKNFDFANDGAGSLYIRDANGGISITRDIGSLVTKEPGFLWGVFKDDVTHSVTAEGLKAGNNLTQYASTVKGGAGADTLTAHAGGDWLLGLDGNDHLLGGKGNDVFVGGAGNDLLESGGGIDTFLFSGAFGQDRVVGYQASDKLVFLGVQGVTPNDDYRAHATAVGHDTVLTFGGDSVTLVGVGLDSLPGGGIVIA, from the coding sequence ATGGGTGTGTACGACTACAAAAACTTCGGTACAGCCGATTCCAAAGCGTTATTTACCGACGCGATGGCGATCACGCTGTATTCCTATCACAACCTGGATAACGGCTTTGCCACCGGCTATCAGCACAACGGCTTCGGCCTTGGCTTGCCGGCGACACTGGTGACCGCACTGATCGGTGGCACCGACTCCCAGGGCGTCATTCCCGGAATCCCATGGAATCCCGATTCGGAAAAAGCCGCACTGGACGCGGTGCAGAAAGCCGGCTGGACGCCCATCACCGCCACGCAACTGGGCTATGACGGCAAGGTCGACGCACGCGGAACGTTCTTCGGCGAAAAGGCCGGGTACACCAGCGCTCAGGTGGAAATCCTCGGCAAGTACGACGCGCAGGGGCATCTTAGCGAAATCGGTATCGCCTTTCGCGGCACTAGCGGCCCACGAGAAAGCCAGATCAGCGACTCCATCGGCGATGTGATCAATGATCTGCTGGCGGCGCTAGGGCCCAAGGATTACGCCAGTAACTACGTCGGCGAAGCCTTCGGCAACCTGCTTGGCGACGTTGCGGCCTTTGCCCGGGCCAATGGCCTGTCGGGCAAGGACGTGCTGGTCAGCGGTCACAGCCTCGGCGGGCTGGCGGTCAACAGCCTGGCGGATTTGAGCAACGACAAGTGGGCCGGGTTCTACCAGGATTCCAACTACATTGCCTACGCCTCGCCGACCCAAAGCGGCACCGACAAAGTGCTGAACGTCGGTTACGAAAACGACCCGGTGTACCGCGCCCTCGACGGTTCATCGTTCAACCTGTCGTCGGTGGGCGTGCACGATGCCGCCAAGGTTTCGACGACCGATAACATCGTCAGCTTCAACGACCACTACGCCTCGACAGCGTGGAATGTGCTGCCGTTTTCGATCCTCAACATCCCGACCTGGATCTCGCACTTGCCCACCGCCTATGGCGACGGCATGAACCGGGTGATCGAGTCGAAGTTCTACGACCTCACCAGTAAAGACTCGACGATCATCGTCGCCAATCTGTCGGACCCGGCGCGCGCCAACACTTGGGTTCAGGATCTGAATCGCAACGCTGAAACCCACAAGGGCAGCACCTTCATCATCGGCAGTGACGGCAACGATCTGATCCAGGGTGGCAAGGGCAATGACTACCTGGAAGGCCGCGATGGCAACGACACCTTCCGCGACGGTGGTGGTTACAACATCCTGTTGGGCGGCAAGGGCAACAACGTACTGGATGTGCAGCAGTCGGTGAAAAACTTCGACTTCGCCAATGACGGCGCCGGAAGCCTGTACATCCGCGATGCCAATGGCGGCATCAGTATTACCCGCGACATCGGCAGCCTCGTGACCAAAGAGCCAGGGTTTCTGTGGGGGGTGTTCAAGGATGACGTGACCCACAGCGTCACTGCCGAAGGCCTCAAGGCGGGCAACAACCTGACTCAGTACGCGTCAACGGTAAAGGGTGGCGCCGGCGCCGATACGCTCACGGCTCACGCGGGTGGCGATTGGTTGTTGGGGCTGGACGGCAACGACCATTTGCTCGGCGGCAAGGGCAACGATGTGTTTGTCGGCGGGGCCGGTAATGACTTGCTGGAATCGGGAGGCGGGATCGATACGTTCCTGTTTAGCGGTGCGTTTGGTCAGGACCGGGTGGTTGGCTACCAGGCCAGCGACAAACTGGTGTTTCTCGGGGTTCAGGGTGTGACGCCGAATGACGACTATCGGGCGCATGCCACGGCGGTGGGGCACGACACGGTGCTG
- a CDS encoding polyurethanase, which produces MGLFDYKNADGKALYSDAIALTLYAYTPTGKPLPATGWAPIGATQLGYQGKVGAQGTYYGEKDGFTSAEAEVLGKYDAAGKLIGIGIAFRGTGGLGYSDTFGDMKNNLLAAVGPVDYATNYAKNAFDNLLKDVATFALAHGLNARDVLVSGHSLGGLGVNSLAELSGNNWGGFFKEANYVAFASPTQSATGNNVLNIGYENDPVFRVLDGTTFSSGSLGKHDGHQDSATNNIVNFNDQYASTSQNLVPFSILNPLNWSAHGSLGYADGLNRVIDSRFYDLTDKDSTLIVSNLAQASRGKTWVEDLGRSGEPHTGSTFIIGTDSNDLLKGGAGNDFIEGRDGNDRFRDDGGYNLLLGGKGSNTFELQKPLQNFSFANDGDGTLYVRDAYGGISMTRDIGALVSKESGSWSGSKEVTYSVTANGLLNGSELTHYNHSLNGDAYGNTLAASVDGDWLFGNAGNDLLRSDKSHVTFVGGAGNDVMQASGGNNTFLFSGAFGFDVINGYQSNDKLLFMGVQGAGQGYDFKQHASQSGHDTVLKIGDFAVTLVGVGLDNLSASGITFA; this is translated from the coding sequence ATGGGACTGTTTGATTACAAAAATGCTGACGGCAAGGCGTTGTACAGCGACGCCATCGCGCTGACGCTGTATGCGTACACGCCAACAGGTAAACCGCTGCCGGCGACCGGTTGGGCGCCGATTGGCGCCACGCAGCTGGGTTATCAAGGCAAGGTCGGCGCACAAGGCACCTACTATGGTGAGAAGGATGGCTTCACCAGCGCCGAAGCCGAAGTGCTCGGCAAGTACGACGCGGCGGGCAAGCTGATCGGTATCGGCATTGCCTTCCGAGGCACTGGCGGCCTGGGTTACAGCGACACTTTCGGCGACATGAAAAACAATCTGCTGGCCGCCGTCGGCCCGGTGGATTACGCGACGAACTACGCGAAAAACGCTTTCGACAATTTGCTCAAGGACGTCGCTACGTTTGCGCTCGCCCATGGCCTGAACGCCAGGGATGTGCTGGTCAGCGGTCACAGTCTCGGTGGATTGGGCGTCAATAGCCTCGCCGAACTGAGCGGCAACAACTGGGGCGGTTTCTTCAAGGAGGCCAACTACGTTGCCTTCGCCTCGCCGACCCAGAGCGCTACCGGCAACAACGTGCTGAACATCGGTTACGAGAACGATCCAGTGTTTCGGGTACTCGACGGCACCACGTTCAGCAGCGGTTCCCTGGGCAAGCACGACGGACATCAGGACTCGGCGACCAACAACATCGTCAACTTCAATGACCAGTACGCGTCCACCTCGCAGAACCTGGTGCCGTTCAGCATCCTCAACCCGCTGAACTGGTCGGCTCACGGCTCGCTGGGGTATGCCGACGGGTTGAACCGGGTGATCGACTCGCGTTTCTACGACCTCACCGACAAGGACTCGACGCTGATCGTGTCCAACCTGGCGCAAGCGTCCCGGGGCAAGACCTGGGTCGAGGACCTTGGACGCAGCGGCGAACCTCACACTGGCAGCACATTCATCATCGGCACCGACAGCAACGACCTGCTCAAGGGCGGTGCCGGCAATGACTTCATCGAAGGCCGCGATGGCAATGACCGGTTCCGCGATGACGGTGGCTACAACCTCCTGCTGGGCGGCAAGGGCAGCAACACCTTCGAATTGCAGAAGCCGTTGCAGAACTTCAGCTTTGCCAACGACGGCGACGGCACGCTGTACGTGCGTGATGCCTATGGCGGCATCAGCATGACCCGCGACATCGGCGCTCTGGTCAGTAAAGAGTCGGGCTCATGGTCGGGGAGCAAGGAGGTGACTTACAGCGTCACCGCCAACGGTTTGCTCAACGGCAGTGAACTGACCCACTACAACCACTCGCTTAACGGTGATGCCTACGGCAACACACTGGCAGCCAGCGTCGACGGCGACTGGTTGTTCGGCAATGCCGGCAACGATCTGCTGCGCAGTGACAAAAGCCACGTGACCTTCGTCGGTGGCGCGGGCAATGACGTAATGCAGGCCTCAGGTGGCAACAACACGTTCCTGTTCAGCGGCGCCTTTGGTTTCGACGTAATCAATGGCTACCAGAGCAACGACAAACTGCTGTTCATGGGCGTTCAGGGCGCGGGGCAGGGTTATGACTTCAAGCAACACGCTTCGCAGTCGGGCCATGACACGGTGCTGAAGATTGGCGACTTTGCCGTGACCCTGGTGGGGGTGGGACTGGATAACCTGTCGGCTTCAGGCATTACGTTTGCCTGA
- a CDS encoding autotransporter serine protease, with the protein MNNKHNNLALLCALATLGTAQAAPYVENGRAGDPNSWRSTEFNADWGLGAVNAQEAYAAGYTGKGVKLGIFDQPVYAAHPEFSGPNKVITLVTSGIREYTDPYIPVKAGDVFRYDGSPSIGSNGKLGAHGTHVGGIAAGSRDGGPMHGVAFGSQIISADNGDPGPEDGIIRGNDGAVYKAGWDALIASGARIINNSWGIGITDRFDLGGRNPAYPHFTVQDAQLQFNEIRPLLGTKPGGAYDGAIAAARSGIVTIFAAGNDYNLNNPDAIAGLGYFVPDIAPNWVTVAALQRNPDLNSPDLYNISTFSSRCGYTASFCVSAPGSKIYSSIISGTNADNLTTGYANYNGTSMAAPHVAGSMAVLMERFPYMTGAQVASVLRTTATDLGAPGVDSLYGWGMINLRKGIDGPAMFVTEQDIPEEFRIQGAYGSSQFVADLPGIGAIIDAGKPTERVCNDVHCGLDTWRNDISGHGGLTKQGIGTLVLTGANTYAGPTLVNQGRLAINGSLLSAVTVNDSGILGGNGRISALTAKSGGTVAPGNSIGTLQVAGDVTFEPGSTYAVELSPTSSDQIVAGGKAVIDGATVSLSLENSPTLLTTSEVKSLLGHQYNILQAAGGIEGRFGAVLPDYLFIGGTLGYSANGIQLAVERNAASFASVGQTPNQRAVAAAAEQLGAGNALYETLLLSPTAAVAQQAFQQLSGEIHPAIVTLLINDSRYLRDAVGERLRERDLFNAAAPTDDRSNAWVKVLGAWGKSDGGHDNASSNSSIGGLLAGVDGLITEDTRLGFVTGYSDSSLSMGDGTHSSASVDSYHLGAYLGHEIDALRLSVGGAYSWHRIDVKRDLQFGDLSGKQKSKRDATTAQLFTEAAYRLDLQPLALEPFANLAYVHLNSDSFTEKGDAAALKGGEDNRDAVLSTLGLRASKAIALSDKQQLELSGTLGWQHNLSNTRSEDHLAFANGNTAFSVQSVSLDRNAAVVGARAGLAVAQDVRLSLDYNGLLGSNEKDHGVGLTLDWQF; encoded by the coding sequence ATGAATAACAAGCACAACAACCTGGCCTTGCTCTGCGCATTGGCCACCCTCGGTACCGCGCAAGCGGCGCCTTACGTGGAAAACGGTAGAGCAGGCGATCCCAACAGTTGGCGCAGCACTGAATTCAATGCCGATTGGGGGCTGGGAGCGGTCAACGCACAAGAGGCCTACGCCGCCGGTTACACCGGTAAAGGCGTGAAGCTGGGGATCTTCGATCAACCGGTCTACGCCGCGCATCCGGAGTTTTCCGGCCCGAACAAAGTGATCACTCTGGTCACCAGCGGCATCCGCGAATACACCGACCCGTACATCCCGGTCAAAGCCGGCGATGTGTTTCGCTACGACGGTTCGCCCTCGATCGGTTCCAACGGCAAGCTGGGTGCCCACGGCACCCACGTTGGCGGAATCGCTGCCGGCAGTCGCGATGGCGGCCCGATGCATGGAGTGGCGTTTGGCTCGCAGATCATCAGTGCGGACAACGGAGATCCGGGCCCGGAAGACGGCATCATTCGCGGCAACGACGGCGCGGTCTACAAGGCCGGATGGGATGCCTTGATCGCCAGCGGCGCACGGATCATCAACAACAGTTGGGGCATCGGCATCACCGATCGCTTCGACCTCGGCGGACGCAACCCCGCCTACCCGCATTTCACCGTGCAAGACGCGCAATTGCAGTTCAACGAGATCCGTCCGTTGCTCGGGACCAAACCGGGCGGAGCCTACGATGGCGCCATCGCGGCGGCTCGCAGCGGTATCGTGACGATCTTCGCGGCCGGCAACGACTACAACCTCAACAACCCGGACGCTATCGCCGGCCTGGGCTATTTCGTCCCGGACATCGCGCCGAACTGGGTCACCGTGGCGGCGTTGCAGAGGAACCCGGACCTCAACAGCCCGGACCTCTACAACATCAGCACCTTCTCATCGCGTTGCGGCTACACAGCAAGCTTTTGCGTGTCCGCACCGGGCAGCAAGATCTACAGCTCGATCATCAGCGGTACCAACGCCGACAACCTGACCACCGGCTACGCCAACTACAACGGCACCTCAATGGCGGCGCCGCATGTCGCCGGTTCCATGGCCGTGCTGATGGAACGCTTCCCGTACATGACCGGCGCCCAGGTCGCCAGCGTGTTGCGCACCACGGCCACCGACCTCGGTGCGCCAGGTGTCGATTCGCTCTACGGCTGGGGCATGATCAACCTGCGCAAAGGCATCGATGGCCCGGCGATGTTTGTCACCGAGCAAGACATTCCCGAGGAGTTCCGCATCCAGGGTGCCTACGGTTCGAGCCAGTTTGTGGCGGACTTGCCGGGGATCGGCGCGATCATCGACGCGGGCAAACCGACTGAACGCGTGTGCAATGACGTGCACTGCGGCCTCGACACGTGGCGCAACGACATTTCCGGCCATGGTGGCCTGACCAAGCAGGGCATCGGCACGTTGGTGCTGACCGGCGCCAACACCTACGCCGGCCCGACGCTGGTCAATCAGGGCCGATTGGCAATCAACGGCTCGCTGCTCTCGGCGGTCACCGTCAACGATAGCGGGATCCTTGGTGGTAACGGTCGCATCAGTGCGCTCACCGCGAAAAGCGGCGGCACCGTGGCGCCAGGTAACTCAATTGGCACCTTGCAGGTGGCGGGCGACGTGACCTTCGAACCTGGCTCGACGTACGCCGTGGAGTTGTCGCCGACCAGCAGCGATCAGATCGTGGCGGGCGGTAAAGCCGTGATCGACGGCGCTACCGTCAGCCTGTCTCTGGAAAACAGTCCGACCTTGCTGACCACCAGCGAAGTGAAATCCCTGCTCGGCCATCAGTACAACATTCTGCAAGCGGCCGGCGGGATCGAAGGGCGTTTCGGCGCCGTGCTACCGGATTATCTGTTCATCGGAGGCACACTCGGCTACTCGGCCAATGGCATCCAACTGGCGGTAGAGCGCAACGCAGCGTCCTTCGCCAGCGTCGGACAAACCCCGAATCAACGCGCCGTCGCCGCGGCCGCCGAGCAACTGGGCGCCGGCAATGCGCTCTATGAAACCTTGCTGCTTTCGCCGACCGCCGCCGTCGCGCAACAAGCCTTTCAGCAACTGTCCGGTGAGATTCACCCGGCGATCGTCACGCTGCTGATCAACGACAGCCGTTACCTGCGCGATGCCGTCGGCGAACGCCTGCGCGAGCGTGATCTGTTCAATGCAGCGGCACCCACCGATGACCGTAGCAACGCCTGGGTCAAAGTCCTCGGCGCCTGGGGCAAGAGCGATGGCGGGCATGACAACGCCAGTTCCAACAGCTCCATCGGCGGCTTGCTGGCCGGTGTCGACGGTCTGATCACGGAAGATACGCGGCTGGGTTTCGTGACCGGTTACAGCGACAGTTCGTTGAGCATGGGCGATGGCACGCATTCGTCAGCCTCCGTCGACAGCTATCACTTGGGCGCCTACCTGGGCCATGAAATCGATGCGCTGCGTTTGAGTGTCGGTGGCGCTTACAGCTGGCACCGCATCGACGTGAAACGTGACCTGCAATTCGGCGACCTCAGCGGTAAACAGAAATCCAAACGCGATGCGACGACTGCGCAACTGTTTACCGAAGCGGCGTATCGCCTGGACCTGCAACCGCTGGCGCTGGAACCGTTCGCCAACCTGGCTTACGTGCACCTGAACAGCGACAGCTTCACCGAGAAAGGTGATGCCGCGGCGCTCAAGGGTGGCGAAGACAACCGCGACGCCGTGCTCTCGACCCTCGGCCTGCGGGCGAGCAAAGCGATTGCCCTGTCGGACAAACAGCAGCTGGAACTGTCCGGCACGCTGGGCTGGCAGCACAATCTGAGCAACACCCGTTCCGAAGATCATCTGGCCTTCGCCAACGGCAATACCGCATTCAGCGTGCAGAGCGTTTCCCTGGATCGTAACGCCGCCGTTGTGGGTGCGCGGGCCGGTTTGGCGGTGGCGCAGGACGTTCGTTTGAGCCTGGATTACAACGGACTGCTTGGCTCCAACGAGAAAGACCACGGTGTGGGTCTGACACTCGACTGGCAGTTCTGA
- a CDS encoding autotransporter serine protease yields MNTDVQIKPMSVGTLLLLVSAMPGSAQAAYLEAGVPGDAASWRSAEFQRDWGLARMQADQAYAAGITGKGVKIGELDSGFDAAHPEFATDRYHAVTASGSYVDGSRFNVDGTLNANNDSHGTHVAGTIGASRDGTGMHGVAYNAQVYVGNTNKNDSFLFGPNPDPRYFKAVYNALADAGVRAINNSWGSQPPDVSYRTLDDLHAAYAQHWNKGTWLDEAADVSRRGVINVFSAGNSGYPNASVRSALPYFEPDLEGHWLAVSGLDQGNQQKYNQCGIAKYWCITTPGAKIDSTIPGAGYAIKSGTSMSAPHATGALALVMERYPYMNNQQALETLLTTATQLDGSITEAPNTRVGWGVANLERAMHGPGQLLGRFDANLGAGQSDVWSNDITDKALIQRQSEDAAEHSAWQQTLKTKGWENGVPVGASQQDQTDYAVGSARDLAASTRVYEGSLIKSGGGRLMLTGNSTYRGPTTVNGGLLSVNGLLASQVTVNDSGTLGGSGRVGSLTANRGATVAPGNSIGTLQVIGDVTFAPGSTYAVELSPTDSDRIVAGGTAMVSGATVSLSLENSPTLLSTQQVQSLLGHQYNILQAAGGVQGQFGEVLPNYLFIGGNLDYAATGIQLSVERNDTTFASVGQTPNQRAVASAVEGLGAGNPVYESLLLSPTATSAQQAFQQLSGEIYPALGSVLINDSRYLRDAVGERLIDAQGTQSNGWIKALGAWGKTDERHDTAGYTTSIGGLLAGVDGAFDEQTRIGLVTGYSDSSVSMGSGTRSSAKVDSYHLGAYAGRESGAWRLSAGGAYSWHRADVKRDLQYGDVSAKQKAKVDAGTTQVFGEAAYRLNLQALALEPFANLAYVHLDTEGFTEKGDAAALKSSGDTRDAVLSTLGVRALKTVNLSGQQKLDLSGSLGWQHNLSHTDSEEHLAFAGGSTAFSVESSPMVRDAALLGAHASLALSRDIRLNLDYTGQLASREKSHGVGLSLNWQF; encoded by the coding sequence ATGAACACGGACGTACAGATCAAGCCGATGTCGGTCGGCACGCTATTACTCCTGGTGTCAGCAATGCCTGGCTCGGCGCAAGCCGCTTACCTGGAAGCCGGCGTGCCCGGCGATGCCGCCAGTTGGCGCTCGGCGGAGTTCCAGCGCGACTGGGGACTCGCCCGCATGCAAGCCGATCAAGCCTACGCCGCCGGCATCACTGGCAAAGGCGTGAAAATCGGCGAGCTCGATTCAGGCTTCGATGCTGCCCATCCCGAATTCGCCACCGACCGTTACCACGCGGTGACCGCCAGCGGCAGTTACGTTGACGGCTCCCGGTTCAATGTCGACGGCACACTCAACGCCAACAACGACTCCCACGGCACGCACGTCGCCGGCACTATCGGTGCCTCGCGCGATGGCACCGGCATGCACGGCGTGGCCTACAACGCGCAGGTCTACGTCGGCAACACCAACAAGAACGACAGCTTCCTGTTCGGCCCCAACCCTGATCCACGCTACTTCAAAGCGGTCTATAACGCGTTGGCGGATGCCGGTGTGCGAGCAATCAACAACAGCTGGGGCAGCCAACCGCCGGACGTCAGCTATCGGACCCTCGACGATCTGCATGCGGCCTACGCCCAGCACTGGAACAAAGGCACCTGGCTCGATGAGGCGGCGGACGTTTCCAGGCGCGGCGTGATCAACGTGTTCAGCGCCGGTAACAGCGGTTACCCCAACGCCAGCGTGCGCTCAGCTTTGCCTTATTTTGAGCCGGACCTGGAAGGCCACTGGCTGGCGGTGTCGGGGCTGGATCAAGGCAACCAGCAGAAATACAACCAGTGCGGGATCGCCAAGTATTGGTGCATCACCACCCCCGGCGCAAAGATCGACAGCACCATTCCCGGCGCAGGCTATGCGATCAAGTCCGGCACCTCCATGTCCGCGCCGCATGCCACCGGTGCCTTGGCGCTGGTGATGGAACGCTATCCGTACATGAACAACCAGCAGGCGCTGGAAACCCTGCTGACCACCGCCACCCAACTCGACGGTTCGATCACCGAAGCGCCCAATACCCGCGTCGGCTGGGGCGTCGCCAACCTCGAACGGGCGATGCACGGGCCGGGGCAATTGCTCGGACGTTTCGATGCCAATCTGGGGGCAGGGCAGAGCGATGTCTGGAGCAACGACATCACCGACAAGGCGCTGATCCAGCGTCAGAGTGAAGACGCGGCGGAACACAGTGCCTGGCAACAGACACTGAAGACCAAAGGTTGGGAGAACGGTGTACCTGTCGGTGCCAGCCAGCAGGATCAGACCGACTATGCGGTGGGCTCGGCACGCGATCTCGCCGCCTCCACTCGGGTCTACGAAGGCAGCCTGATCAAATCCGGTGGCGGACGCCTGATGCTGACCGGCAACAGCACTTATCGCGGGCCGACCACGGTGAATGGCGGTCTGCTGTCGGTCAACGGTTTGCTGGCATCGCAAGTGACCGTCAATGACAGCGGCACGCTGGGTGGGTCGGGACGCGTCGGCTCACTGACCGCCAACCGCGGCGCTACGGTTGCGCCCGGCAATTCCATTGGCACCTTGCAGGTCATCGGCGACGTCACGTTTGCGCCGGGCTCGACTTACGCGGTGGAGCTATCGCCGACCGATAGCGACCGGATCGTCGCGGGCGGCACGGCCATGGTCAGCGGCGCGACCGTCAGCCTGTCACTGGAAAATAGCCCGACCTTGCTCAGCACTCAACAAGTGCAAAGCCTGCTCGGTCATCAGTACAACATCCTGCAAGCGGCCGGCGGCGTTCAAGGTCAGTTCGGCGAGGTGCTGCCCAACTATCTGTTCATCGGCGGCAACCTCGATTACGCCGCCACCGGCATTCAACTGAGTGTCGAGCGCAACGACACGACCTTCGCCAGCGTTGGCCAAACGCCGAACCAGCGCGCCGTAGCCTCCGCCGTGGAAGGGCTAGGGGCGGGCAATCCGGTTTACGAAAGCCTGCTGCTGTCGCCCACCGCGACGTCCGCCCAACAGGCGTTTCAGCAGTTGTCGGGGGAAATCTATCCGGCGCTGGGATCGGTACTGATTAACGACAGCCGCTACCTGCGTGATGCTGTCGGCGAGCGACTGATTGACGCCCAAGGCACTCAAAGCAATGGCTGGATCAAGGCGCTGGGCGCCTGGGGCAAGACTGATGAACGCCATGACACCGCCGGTTACACCACCTCGATTGGCGGCTTGCTCGCCGGTGTCGACGGAGCGTTCGATGAGCAAACCCGGATCGGTCTGGTCACCGGCTATAGCGACAGCTCGGTGAGCATGGGTTCTGGCACTCGCTCATCGGCCAAGGTCGACAGCTATCACCTGGGTGCTTATGCCGGCCGCGAGTCAGGTGCCTGGCGTCTGAGTGCCGGCGGTGCCTACAGCTGGCATCGCGCCGACGTCAAACGTGACCTGCAATACGGCGACGTCAGCGCCAAACAGAAAGCCAAGGTCGATGCCGGGACCACCCAAGTGTTTGGTGAAGCGGCGTATCGCCTGAACCTGCAAGCGCTGGCGCTCGAACCTTTCGCGAATCTGGCTTACGTGCACCTCGACACCGAAGGTTTCACCGAGAAAGGTGACGCCGCCGCACTGAAAAGCAGTGGTGACACGCGTGACGCGGTGCTCAGCACGTTGGGCGTGCGCGCATTGAAAACCGTGAACCTCTCCGGCCAGCAGAAACTGGACCTGAGCGGCAGCCTCGGCTGGCAGCACAACCTGAGCCATACCGATTCTGAAGAGCATCTGGCGTTTGCCGGCGGCAGCACAGCATTTTCCGTGGAGAGTTCGCCAATGGTGCGTGATGCGGCGCTGCTGGGCGCCCATGCCAGCCTCGCCCTGAGCCGGGACATCCGCTTGAACCTCGATTACACGGGCCAACTGGCCAGCCGCGAGAAAAGCCATGGAGTAGGCCTCAGCCTCAATTGGCAGTTTTAA
- a CDS encoding TolC family outer membrane protein, which produces MFRCMNKLSMLAATLALLTCNSVLAMGPFDIYEQALRNDPVFLGAIKERDAGLENRAIGRAGLLPRIGYNYNKGRNSSKATALNERGQNRTDDRNYSSYGSTLTLQQPLLDYEAYASYRKGVAQSLFADEAFRGKSQELLVRVLENYTHALFAQDQIDIAQAKKKAFEQQFQQNEHMFRQGEGTRTDILEAESRYELATAEEIEARDEQDASLRELGALIGVPAIDIGDLAPLDQSFQTFTLQPANYDTWHEMAVANNPNLASQRHAVEVARYEVERNRAGHLPKVSAYASVRQNESESGNTYNQRYDTNTIGIEVNVPLYAGGGVSASTRQASRTMEQAEYELDGKTRETLIELRRQFSACLSGVNKLRAYQKALKSAEALVVSTKQSILGGERVNLDALNAEQQLFTTRRDLAQARYDYLMAWTKLHYYAGTLNEQDLAKVDEAFGQGPRTQ; this is translated from the coding sequence ATGTTCCGCTGTATGAATAAGCTTTCCATGCTCGCCGCGACCCTGGCGTTGCTGACCTGCAACAGTGTGCTGGCGATGGGACCGTTCGACATCTACGAACAAGCATTGCGCAATGATCCGGTGTTTCTCGGCGCCATCAAGGAACGCGATGCAGGCCTTGAAAACCGCGCCATCGGCCGCGCCGGGCTGTTGCCCAGGATCGGTTACAACTACAACAAGGGGCGCAACTCCTCCAAGGCCACCGCCCTCAATGAGCGCGGGCAGAACCGGACCGATGACCGCAACTACAGCAGTTACGGCTCGACCCTGACCCTGCAACAACCGCTGCTCGACTACGAGGCTTACGCGTCGTACCGCAAAGGCGTGGCGCAATCGCTGTTTGCCGACGAAGCCTTTCGCGGCAAGAGCCAGGAATTGCTGGTTCGGGTGCTGGAGAATTACACCCACGCGCTGTTCGCTCAGGATCAGATCGACATCGCGCAGGCCAAGAAAAAGGCTTTCGAGCAACAGTTCCAGCAGAACGAACACATGTTCCGACAGGGCGAGGGCACGCGCACCGACATCCTTGAGGCCGAGTCCCGCTATGAACTGGCCACGGCCGAGGAAATCGAAGCCCGTGATGAGCAGGACGCGTCGTTACGAGAGCTGGGCGCGCTGATTGGCGTGCCGGCGATCGACATCGGGGATTTGGCGCCGCTGGATCAGAGTTTCCAGACGTTCACCCTGCAGCCGGCCAATTACGACACCTGGCACGAGATGGCCGTGGCCAACAACCCGAATCTGGCTTCGCAGCGTCATGCCGTGGAAGTCGCGCGTTATGAAGTCGAACGCAACCGCGCCGGGCACCTGCCCAAAGTCAGTGCCTACGCCTCGGTGCGCCAGAACGAGTCGGAAAGCGGCAACACCTACAACCAGCGTTACGACACCAACACCATCGGCATCGAAGTCAACGTGCCGCTGTACGCCGGCGGCGGGGTTTCTGCATCGACCCGTCAGGCCAGCCGCACCATGGAGCAGGCCGAGTACGAACTGGATGGCAAGACCCGGGAAACCCTGATCGAGCTGCGTCGGCAGTTCAGCGCCTGCCTGTCGGGCGTGAACAAGTTGCGGGCTTATCAGAAAGCCCTGAAGTCTGCCGAAGCGCTGGTGGTTTCGACCAAGCAAAGCATCTTGGGCGGTGAGCGCGTCAACCTCGATGCGCTGAACGCCGAACAACAACTATTTACCACCCGCCGCGATCTGGCACAGGCACGCTACGACTACTTGATGGCCTGGACCAAGTTGCATTACTACGCCGGGACATTGAATGAGCAGGATTTGGCCAAGGTTGACGAGGCGTTCGGCCAAGGCCCGAGAACCCAATAG